One part of the Rutidosis leptorrhynchoides isolate AG116_Rl617_1_P2 chromosome 1, CSIRO_AGI_Rlap_v1, whole genome shotgun sequence genome encodes these proteins:
- the LOC139888944 gene encoding uncharacterized protein translates to MLIKYLFKYISKGTDRIAVHIPKPVGEHTSADTEQNPNVDEIKNFVDARCICPYEACWRIFNFPIHYREPAVQVLAVHLKDMQLVKFCSTQHLKSVVNNPVQKKTTLAEWLFYNRNSDDGKHLTYLDFPLEFVWVDNEKRWKRRRNLNRPSIGLLTYMHPAFGEVFYLRMLLCHRKGCGAFEDLMTVNDHVHSTYREACLAMGLLGNDKEWLTAMEEASATTTSSQLRTLFSHILIYCDVADPQKLWKQCWKLMSDDIPLRVAASFHMSKIYINSTGLESYVLYELQILLHQHSKSVSDFGLPKIPQHLVDDLQNRLIMEEKKL, encoded by the coding sequence ATGCTTATCaagtatttatttaaatacatCTCAAAAGGGACCGATCGTATTGCCGTCCACATTCCCAAACCTGTCGGTGAGCATACATCAGCCGATACCGAACAGAACCCAAACGTTGATGAAATAAAGAATTTTGTTGATGCGCGGTGTATCTGTCCATATGAAGCGTGTTGGCGAATATTCAATTTTCCAATTCATTATCGCGAACCAGCCGTCCAAGTACTCGCTGTTCACTTGAAGGATATGCAGTTAGTCAAATTCTGCTCTACTCAGCACCTAAAATCGGTTGTCAACAATCCAGTTCAAAAGAAAACAACGTTGGCAGAATGGCTATTTTACAATAGAAATTCTGATGACGGAAAGCATCTAACCTACCTAGATTTCCCGCTTGAATTTGTCTGGGTAGATAATGAAAAAAGATGGAAAAGGAGACGCAATCTGAATAGACCATCAATTGGCCTACTCACATACATGCATCCTGCCTTTGGGGAAGTATTTTATCTTCGAATGCTTTTGTGCCATCGGAAAGGTTGTGGTGCATTTGAAGACCTAATGACAGTTAATGATCATGTTCACTCTACCTATCGGGAAGCATGTCTTGCTATGGGTCTATTAGGCAATGATAAAGAATGGTTAACTGCAATGGAAGAAGCAAGCGCAACTACGACATCAAGTCAACTACGCACGCTGTTTTCACATATACTTATTTACTGTGATGTTGCAGACCCCCAAAAGTTATGGAAACAATGCTGGAAACTAATGTCTGATGACATACCACTCAGAGTTGCAGCCTCCTTCCATATGTCGAAGATATACATAAATTCAACAGGATTGGAAAGTTACGTGCTGTACGAATTACAAATTTTACTACACCAGCATTCGAAGAGTGTTTCCGACTTCGGCCTACCCAAAATTCCACAACACCTTgtagatgatcttcaaaacagactcATCATGGAGGAAAAAAAATTATGA